The region AACAGATCGGCATATTGTGTTGCAAAAGATTGACGATATTCACGCAATTTTTCAAGTTCGCGTTCTTGCATCAGTTGCACCTGCCAAAAAATAACATCCTTTCTTGGAGAGAATGTGCGTTTTTTAGCAGCATGGACGGGACGAATTTTTTCAAATTTCTCCGTTGCTGGTAGCTGATTCAATGAAGAAATGTTCGTTTGTGGGATATCCTCCTTCTGTGCTGGATGATCTTTCGGCGGTGACGAGGCGAGTGGAACAATTTCAGGTACCACCTGCTGGAAGGACGGATCGGGTGGCCGAGATACATTTTCCGATTTAATCTCGACTGGTTTAACCTCGCCAGATTCAACCTCATGTGGCGTATTTGGCGTAGGATTTGACTCAGTGGAAGCTTTGGGAATCTCTCGGTAATCAGTTGCCTTTGGCAATAAAAGAGTTGCCGGAGGTAACCGATGAATCCAGCTTGGGTCGCTTGAGCGAATGGTTCTAGGCAACGGTGCCACATCAAGCGCGGAGCTTTCAGTCAGTGTAATTAGGCAACCCAAAAAGCCCAATGCCCGGGCGATGATCACTATACGCACCATGATTGCTTTTTTATCAATCCAACGTAGTGGAGTGAATCTCAACTTAGGCTAATCAACCAGTTACCCTTGCAGGTCACCCCACAAGCCCCTCGATCCCGAAGGGTCGAGGGGTGATTGACGTCATGAATTATTCTGGCGATATTGCCACCGGGCAGATTACCACGGCTCCCTTGGCTTGGGCTTCTTCTCCACAAGCAAAAATTTGTGCTCGATTGTTACCAACCATTTTTGCTCCCAGGATTAATTCTCTATAGGCTATTTCATCCGCTCTGAACAAAAGAGTGCTGCCGGAATCCCAATATTGCGCACGACCAATTAGCAAAGCGGCCAATTCAAAACGTAGTAATGGCGGGATGAATAAAAATAGCGAAATCAAAATTATTATCACAACCAGCACCAAGAATAACCAACGACGTATATTCCATGTTTTGCGGATGAATGGCAATTTAATAAAAAAATTGTTTGCAGGGATGGATGCCTGAGAATCAAGTAGACGTTCCCGATTATTTCCTAATGGAGATTTTGAGGCAGAAATATTTTGCCGGGTCAGTTGGATTAATTCTTCAAGCACCCTGGGTTCGGGTTGACGTTTCGCTTCGTCAACGTCGTACAGCAGACATGAAGGATCAATCAACCATGCCAGGATTCGTTTTTCCATTACCTGCCGAATCAATGCGCTATCTTTTGAATGGTATTGTCCTTCGTATTTAGTGTCTTCCTCGGAAACAGGAAAGAAAAATTGCCGTGGTGCGTCGGGGCTGGCACCGTGATAATTGATTAATTCCAGCCATTTCGTGGCCAGATCGAGGTAGGCCGCACTTACTGGATCATGCGGAGCATAGACCAACACTGGTTTTCCATACTGCCCAGCCTCTATGACTTTTTGGCTCCAGGGAATCGACAGCGCCAGAGTCATTGGCCCGTATCCATTACGCAGAGAGCTAACCAGAGCATTTTTCGTGTCGGTTTGCAGGGTTGGAAGTAGATATACCCCACGCAATGGTTGCTTCATTCCGCCCCGGATCCGCTGAATGGTTGTTAGCAATGTCGACAATCCTGAATCAGCAGGAACATTGGTCGCAGTTGATATAGGGATGAGTACCCAATGCGCAGCAACCAAAGCATTTAGAGTAATAAGGCTGAGGTTGGAAGGGCAATTAACAAGAACCAAATCAAAGCGTATTGATAATGATCGAAGAGTTTCCAAACTTTGCGCGAGACGAGTACGGCTATCCCCTACCGGCGTCAAATGTTGCTCGACGGCGTTTAATCCTTCTTCGGAAGGGAGCAAAAATAAATCCGGAATTTCCGTAGCAGCAATCATTTCCCTGGTTATGGCAGTATTGGTAAAAAGACGTGATGATCCACCATCCTCGTACCACCCGCGAATTAAGGACCCGCCAATACTGCCGCGAGAATCTAAATCAATTAGTAATATAGAGCGTCCCGAAGCGGCAAATGCCACTGCCAGGTTCATTGAGGTCGTTGTTTTGCCTGCGCCATTAAAAGTGCCAACGACCGTGATTATTTCAGGAGTAGGCCTGAGATCAGGAAGTTCTGGATTCATAGATCCTCGGCGTGGAAACCCATTGATCCAGTAGAGTCGAGAGGTTCTTGACCATGATTGGATACTGATTCCACATGTGGTGCCACATTCACCAAACTTTCCAGCCCCTGACGTTGCCTGCCAATTTTTGAATCAAAAGGTTTCGGTTTAATTAACTTCGTGCTGGCAGAATTAGCGGGTTGGGGAGGAGAAATTGGTTCAGCCGTCGGAAAAGGTGGCAAATTGGAACGTAATGAAGGTTCAGTCGCAGGAAAAGAAGAAAAATTGGAACGTAGCTGAGAAGCACGATGCGCGCGTGAACTTTCAATCCGATCCGCAGGTTTGGCCAGTTTGGTTTTAACCTGTTGACGATGCAATAGTGATTCTCGTGGAGGCGGACGCCACATGACATTCTCAGGGCTACTAGAGGATTGTTTTGTAGTTAAGCCTTCAGAATTAGTTGGCGTGTCATTTTCAGGTGACGGCTGAGAGGGTGATTCCACGCTGACAAATTTTTCTATAAATTGATTCTGCACGGGTTGTTTTTCTATTTGCGCGGGTGAATTTGCCCTACGACGTGATTTTTTTCTGGACCACCACCATATTCCCAACCCCAACCATGCTCCCCCGCCAAGAAGAGCGGCACCCAGCAGTGTCCACGACACCCACCAAAGATTCACTGTTTTCGTTCCGCTTTTGGTTAAGCAAAATAATTATTTTTTGAAGCGAATTAATAATTTTTTAAGGCATAACCTGTTTGGTTTGCAAAATGGAATGCGACAGGTTTTGAAACAAATAGGGGAAGTGAGCGGCTTTGGTTTTTGTTCAGATCCGAGATGTTGTCCCCATGCTTCTTGACGCAGCTCGGCATACCATGCTTCCAATTCCACACGCGCACGCGCGGTTTCTGTCCAGTGACGGATAGGGGCGTAATCAATACTCACCAATTCATCGATTCCAGAATTCCAATTACCTCGCCGTAGCTCTCTCAATGCGCGCGCCACGCGGTTCTCTATTTTTTCAGTTCGATTTCGAGTCTTAGCACCTTTATACGAAAACGGCCACCAGGCATTCCAAAAATAACGACGGGTTGCTTTTTGGTCTTCGCGTTGAATCAGGAGGTCACCATAAAGGTGTTCGAGTGTTACCAACAAAAGGGGACGACCTGAAACACCATGAACTGCCGTTGGTGCCAATCGGGTAAGCAACTT is a window of Gammaproteobacteria bacterium DNA encoding:
- a CDS encoding hypothetical protein (Evidence 5 : Unknown function), giving the protein MNLWWVSWTLLGAALLGGGAWLGLGIWWWSRKKSRRRANSPAQIEKQPVQNQFIEKFVSVESPSQPSPENDTPTNSEGLTTKQSSSSPENVMWRPPPRESLLHRQQVKTKLAKPADRIESSRAHRASQLRSNFSSFPATEPSLRSNLPPFPTAEPISPPQPANSASTKLIKPKPFDSKIGRQRQGLESLVNVAPHVESVSNHGQEPLDSTGSMGFHAEDL
- a CDS encoding chromosome partitioning protein; translated protein: MNPELPDLRPTPEIITVVGTFNGAGKTTTSMNLAVAFAASGRSILLIDLDSRGSIGGSLIRGWYEDGGSSRLFTNTAITREMIAATEIPDLFLLPSEEGLNAVEQHLTPVGDSRTRLAQSLETLRSLSIRFDLVLVNCPSNLSLITLNALVAAHWVLIPISTATNVPADSGLSTLLTTIQRIRGGMKQPLRGVYLLPTLQTDTKNALVSSLRNGYGPMTLALSIPWSQKVIEAGQYGKPVLVYAPHDPVSAAYLDLATKWLELINYHGASPDAPRQFFFPVSEEDTKYEGQYHSKDSALIRQVMEKRILAWLIDPSCLLYDVDEAKRQPEPRVLEELIQLTRQNISASKSPLGNNRERLLDSQASIPANNFFIKLPFIRKTWNIRRWLFLVLVVIIILISLFLFIPPLLRFELAALLIGRAQYWDSGSTLLFRADEIAYRELILGAKMVGNNRAQIFACGEEAQAKGAVVICPVAISPE
- a CDS encoding hypothetical protein (Evidence 5 : Unknown function), coding for MVRIVIIARALGFLGCLITLTESSALDVAPLPRTIRSSDPSWIHRLPPATLLLPKATDYREIPKASTESNPTPNTPHEVESGEVKPVEIKSENVSRPPDPSFQQVVPEIVPLASSPPKDHPAQKEDIPQTNISSLNQLPATEKFEKIRPVHAAKKRTFSPRKDVIFWQVQLMQERELEKLREYRQSFATQYADLLQETEPLISLDEASGYFYLHLKPMPNEKIAQNWCENLQARSNANCFVMKKAQTVPFSNWQIQLIAQHDLAEIKLYRKKLVSQHRNLLKNYPPIITISESGEYFRLRLPPIPDEATAQKMCSMLKNRGVVCLVIKNNTQRE